TTCCTAAAGATATGCAACTGGGAGCCAATGTGGTTCCTCAAGATTCCCTGATGACCATTTCTTTATCCACCAATGAGCGTCAATGGGAAAATTTACGCTCGTTTGGTACTCCCAATACTCAAGCAGCATTAGACGACAGTTTAGCCCAACTGCGCTATCAATTTCAAACCCAAACGAAATTAGATTACCTCCAAGATATTCAGCCTTGGGTGGGACAAGAGGTGACCTGGGCCTATTTAGCGCCAGAAATAGCTGAGGATGAATCCCTCTCTGAAGAAGAACGGATAGTGATGGTGGAACAACCCTCTTGGGTGATGATTGTTCCCATTGCCAATCCGTTGAAAGCAAAAGAAATTTCGGGCAAATTAGTCGATCAAGAACTGACCCAACGCACGTATAAGGATATTGAAATCCAAGAAACCAAACCCGATGCAGATGTGGTATTTTCTTCGACAGTTTTGGATGGCCGATATTTGGTCATTAGTAGCGCTCCAGAAGCCACGGAACGGGTCATTGATACCTTTAAAGGATCGGCTTCTGTGGCTTCGACTCCAGGATATAAAAATGCTTTAGAGCAGTTGGGAACGTCTTCAGGTTTGGCACGCATGTATGTAAATATTCCCGAAGCCACTAGAGTGGCTGCCGCCAATTCTGTACGCCCGATCGCCCCAGAAGAATTGGACAAGATTCAAACTAATCAGGGATTAGCGGCTACGTTAGAAGTGGCCTCGAATGGTTTAGTGTTTAAGGGGATTACTTGGCTGAGTAACCAAGCGGATCGGAAATTAACAACCGATAGCCTAAGCTTGGATCTGGGCAATTATCTTCCCAGTGATACGTTGATGATGCTCACCGGCAGTAATTTGAATCAGGCGTGGAATCAATATGCCACAGGTGTGGAAGGGAATCCCTTAGCGCCCTTAAATCCAGAAGGCTTAAAACAAGGTTTATTGGACACCACGGGATTAAATTTAGAAGAAGATTTACTTAAGTGGATGAATGGTGCATTTGCGATCGCCATGATTCCTGCCGATCAAAATACGTCTCCGATTCCATTTGGCTTTGCGGTGATGGTGAATACCGGCGATCGAGAAGCGGCTAACGAAACCTTTGCCAGCCTCGACCAAGCCATGCAAGATCAATATCAGGTGCAAATTAACTCGGAAACCATCGGTGAAACCGAAGTTACTCAATGGCAACTTCCCTTTGGGATTATTGACATTAGTCGAGCCTGGTTAAGTGATGACTTAGTTATGATGACCTTTGGCGCACCCATCTCCAACCGTATCATCACCCCTCCTGAAGATCCCCTCACGAGTAGCGAAAGCTTCACAACCAGTATTCCCGAAGGTCTGAGTCCCCAAAGTGGTTATTTTTACGCCGATATCGAGCGCCTGTTTAACCAAAATCTCCCCCTACCGATTATTATGCCTCCGGATCAAGCGAATCTCTTTAAGGCGTTTGACTCCATTGGCGTAACCTCTGCTATTACTAGCCCCCGTACCACCCGCTATGACCTGCTGGTGCGCCTGAAAAAAGGTCAGGAACCCGGCCCCCTACCCTCTCCGAGCTTAAACCCCTCACCAACACCGGAACCCTCTCCAGAACCTTCTCCAGAAGAGTCAGAAGAATAAATGAGGCAATAGGCTAGGGTAAAAAACTTTGTTTTACCTATTGCCTACTGCCTATTGCCTAACTATCCGAACTTAACGAGTTTCTGGCTATAACAACTCAAAGGAATTCATAAAGCGCTCAACTAAATCAGCCACTGAAGATGCGCTAACAAGGAAGTAAATTTTGTTTTCTGCTAGATACAAGCGCAGAACTAGCAACCCTTCCCCCTCAATTTCAGTGACGCGGTATTCACGACCAGGGTAGCCATTGAGATCGATCAATTGCTCCTGGCTTTTGAGGTCTGGCATTTCCATCCCCTCTAGAAAGCTATCGCTCATTTCGTCGAGAATCTGTTTATCGCTGGCTTGCTGGAGGTATTCAGTGGGCAACTCCATATAAAACACTCCATAGATTCCCTCTTCGTCTTCAAATTGAATTTCTTCAATGGTCAGAGTTTCACCGCCAAAATCTTCAGAACTCCTTTCCTCTTCGGGTTGTCCTGGCATCTCGACTCTAAAGTGTCCGGTTCTGGTATAGGTTTGCCAATCAGACTGAGACAGAACTAAGGGAGAATGGGTATTGGAAGGCAAGACCTGGCTTGCTTCAATGGGAAGAGCAAAGCCGAGGGGAGTCAGCATTACGGCGATCGCCAATATTCTCAGTTTCACATTTGTTATCGTCAACATTGGGGTTTCCTGGGAAAGAACCATTGATAATTGCCAATCATCGTAGGGTGGGCAAGAGCATAAGCGATGGATTCAACTTCGACAACTCTATGCCCTACTCACCCTACCCGCCATTATTCTCGAATTCAGGTTACCCAACCTTTGCAAAGGGGGATAACCGACAATTCCAAGAGTTTAATCTAAAGATACTTTAAAGGGAGGAGAACCCGATCTCGTTTTCCTTTCATTCTAGTCATCAAGATATTCAATACCATAACCCATGAAAAACTTATCTTGGCTCAATCGCAAACATGCCTGGAAATCCCTAGTACTCATCGTTTTGATGGTTTCCATCACCTTGGGTAGTGCTACCAGCGCCCTAGCTGCCCGAACCGGCGGACGCATTGGGGGCGGCTCATTCCGCGCTCCCAGCCGCACCTATAGTGCCCCTAGCCGTACCTATACAGGGGGTGGATATGGCTTTGGGGGGGGATTCGGTTTTCCCTTTTTACTGCCCTTCTTCGGCTTTGGAGGAGGGTTTGGTGGGCTATTTACAATCCTGATTTTTGTGGCGATCGCCAACTTCCTGATGCAAACCATGCGCCGCCTGGGGGATGGGGATACGGAAATGGTCGCCGGTAGCTCGAATCCCACGACCTCCGTTGCTCAAGTGCAAGTGGGACTCTTAGCCGATGCACGTAGCTTGCAAACTGACTTAGACCGAATTGCTCAAACCAGCGACCCCACTACCGGTGCTGGACGCGCCCAAATTCTACAAGAAGCGACTCTTTCCCTCTTGCGCCATCCAGAATATTGGGTGTATGGTAGTGCCGAAAGCTCTCCAGGACGGCTCGATACAGCAGAAGCTAAGTTTAACCAATTCTCCATTGCCGAGCGCAGTAAGTTCACGGAAGAAACTCTCACCAATTACAATAACCAGCTTAAACAAGCAGAAAGTAAGGGTGCATTACCGGGAGAAGCAACTGACGAGTTAGGGCAAGCCTCTGGTGAATATATTGTAGTGACTTTAGTCGCAGCCACCTTCGGCAAATTAGAGTTACCTGCAATTAATGGTTCTCAAGACTTGCGACGTGCCCTGAGTCAAATGGGATCGTTAGGGGAAGATAATCTATTGGCGATCGAAGTTCTTTGGACTCCCCAAGCCAGTGGGGATACCCTTACCAGTGATGATATTTTAGCCGCTTATCCGAATTTGAAATTGGTTTAAGCTCTTGGGAAATTCCTCCCCAATACTTATCCATTTCTGTAACTCATCGATTCCCCTGGATAGGCAAGTTACTCCGATCCAATTGTTCAGCACAACATCATACAACAATGGTATCAGAGTAACTTGCCTCCCAAGGATCGATGAATAGCAAACTTCAAGAGAAATCATAGAGCAGTGAAAGGGAAAGTTAGGAGACTTTCTATTGCTATTCGTGCCTATTGCCTCAAACAATAACCTAACCGTCCTAACTTAACGAGTTCACTGCTCGATTAGCCTTTCACACAAACGACTTGCTTTAGAGTAGCAACCACTTCCACTAAATCAGACTGATTGTTCATCACCTGCTCAATGGGCTTATACGCTCCTGGAATTTCATCTAAAACCCCTGCATCTTTACGGCATTCAACGCCATCGGTTTGGGCAATCAAATCATCGAGAGTATAGGATTTTTTCGCCTTGGTTCTAGACATTAATCGCCCCGCACCATGGGAACAAGAGCAATAACTGTCCACATGGCCTTTTCCTTTGACAATATAGGATTTTGCACCCATGGAACCAGGAATAATCCCATAATCATTTTCTTGCGCTCGTACCGCACCTTTGCGCGTTACATACACCGATTCACCGAAATGGGTTTCTTGTTCGGCATAATTATGGTGGCAATTTACCTCAAGTAAAGGTTTCATCGGTTTACCTCCAGTGAGGTGTTTTTCGATAATGCGCTTTAATCTCGCCATCATCACATCCCGATTAAACCGAGCATACTGTTGTGCCCATTGTAAATCGTGCCAATAGGCAGTAAATTCCGGAGTCCCAGCGACAAAATAGGATAAATCGGGGTCAGGCAAGGAAGTTTCTGCTAACTTCGCTAGGTCCTTGGCTGTGTGAATATGATTCTGAGCCAATCGATTGCCAATATGCCGAGAACCGGAATGGAGCATTAACCAAACTTGATCTTCTGTATCGAGGCAAACTTCAATAAAATGGTTGCCACCCCCCAAAGATCCCATTTGTTTCATGGCTTTACCATCTAGGTTTTGCACCCCTTTGTGTAAATCCTTAAAGTCTTGCCATCCTTGCCAATTGGTGACCGTTTTTTCGATATTTTTGTTGTCATTGAAGCCTACCGGAATTGCGGATTCAATGTCTTGGCGAATCTTTTTCAGTTTACCCTCAAGTTGATCGGCGCTAAAAGGGGTTTTAACGGCTGCCATACCACAGCCAATATCGACACCTACGGCGGCAGGAATAATGGCTTCTTTGGTGGCAATAACCGAGCCAACTAAGGCTCCTTTACCTAAATGAACATCTGGCATTAACGCCACATGCTTAAAGACAAAGGGCAAGGAAGCCACATTTTTTGCCATGCGGGTTTCGTCGTGGGCTAGGGGGTGGTTTGCCCAAGAGAGTACGGGTTTGGCTTGGGCAAATTGCAGATGTTCATAAGGCATGGGAATAATCCTCTCCTGTCCAGCATTAGAGCAGATGGCTGATCTGTACTACAGAATAATACAAATAAGTGATATCTGTCAATTACTAGGACTGCTGAGTTACAGTGCTTTGCCCTGGGGAATAGGGTTGTGGTACATGGAGAGAGAGGATTTAAGCTTGTGTTTCATAAGGCAAGCAAAGCGCTGTATATCAAATCGATTTATTTCTGCTATACATGACAACCAGGGTAGAGACAAGGACTGCCTTGCCCCTATGAGTACGCATTTGTAGCAAGCATTTTTTATATTTAAAAGGGAGTTAATACTCACTAATAAAACGATATATCATTAAAGATTATTCCTGTATCTGAGTTGTGTTAGTTTCTGTTTCTTCAGGAATAGTGCGCGTCGTTTGATAAACTCTAATCGGTCGTTCTATACCCCGAAAGCGATAACTTCCCATGGGCATAAATCCCCGACGAACGCGCAATAACTTATAAGTTTTTTCACTGACCACACATTCTCCAGGAGGACAAATCCCTTCCATACGAGAAGCCAAGTTGATGGTCGATCCCAATACCGTATAATCGACTCGCTGGGAACTCCCAATATCACCGACGACTGCCTTTCCACTATTAATGGCAA
This genomic interval from Roseofilum reptotaenium CS-1145 contains the following:
- a CDS encoding DUF3352 domain-containing protein — its product is MTDKTPLTVLQNLSDSKKKLGLLAIAGIIVLGATGSLAYWLFVGRTQVPKDMQLGANVVPQDSLMTISLSTNERQWENLRSFGTPNTQAALDDSLAQLRYQFQTQTKLDYLQDIQPWVGQEVTWAYLAPEIAEDESLSEEERIVMVEQPSWVMIVPIANPLKAKEISGKLVDQELTQRTYKDIEIQETKPDADVVFSSTVLDGRYLVISSAPEATERVIDTFKGSASVASTPGYKNALEQLGTSSGLARMYVNIPEATRVAAANSVRPIAPEELDKIQTNQGLAATLEVASNGLVFKGITWLSNQADRKLTTDSLSLDLGNYLPSDTLMMLTGSNLNQAWNQYATGVEGNPLAPLNPEGLKQGLLDTTGLNLEEDLLKWMNGAFAIAMIPADQNTSPIPFGFAVMVNTGDREAANETFASLDQAMQDQYQVQINSETIGETEVTQWQLPFGIIDISRAWLSDDLVMMTFGAPISNRIITPPEDPLTSSESFTTSIPEGLSPQSGYFYADIERLFNQNLPLPIIMPPDQANLFKAFDSIGVTSAITSPRTTRYDLLVRLKKGQEPGPLPSPSLNPSPTPEPSPEPSPEESEE
- a CDS encoding DUF1517 domain-containing protein — encoded protein: MKNLSWLNRKHAWKSLVLIVLMVSITLGSATSALAARTGGRIGGGSFRAPSRTYSAPSRTYTGGGYGFGGGFGFPFLLPFFGFGGGFGGLFTILIFVAIANFLMQTMRRLGDGDTEMVAGSSNPTTSVAQVQVGLLADARSLQTDLDRIAQTSDPTTGAGRAQILQEATLSLLRHPEYWVYGSAESSPGRLDTAEAKFNQFSIAERSKFTEETLTNYNNQLKQAESKGALPGEATDELGQASGEYIVVTLVAATFGKLELPAINGSQDLRRALSQMGSLGEDNLLAIEVLWTPQASGDTLTSDDILAAYPNLKLV
- a CDS encoding RtcB family protein is translated as MPYEHLQFAQAKPVLSWANHPLAHDETRMAKNVASLPFVFKHVALMPDVHLGKGALVGSVIATKEAIIPAAVGVDIGCGMAAVKTPFSADQLEGKLKKIRQDIESAIPVGFNDNKNIEKTVTNWQGWQDFKDLHKGVQNLDGKAMKQMGSLGGGNHFIEVCLDTEDQVWLMLHSGSRHIGNRLAQNHIHTAKDLAKLAETSLPDPDLSYFVAGTPEFTAYWHDLQWAQQYARFNRDVMMARLKRIIEKHLTGGKPMKPLLEVNCHHNYAEQETHFGESVYVTRKGAVRAQENDYGIIPGSMGAKSYIVKGKGHVDSYCSCSHGAGRLMSRTKAKKSYTLDDLIAQTDGVECRKDAGVLDEIPGAYKPIEQVMNNQSDLVEVVATLKQVVCVKG